In the genome of Desulfofarcimen acetoxidans DSM 771, one region contains:
- a CDS encoding DUF6883 domain-containing protein, giving the protein MRRVKQKISFLLILVFLVNLLLPGVGALATESTNEFVVPGGNEQNLISPDASNWGNQTSTSESNANSNSQLNSSNEEKITNEILEDVDKSNSIIETQYYQAISQAIINAATKIAQSNGWNALVRWANKYGDKASRIVTIAGIRALGPSSPYVTSDKVRYLLTDPGKYKGFNKLGYTLKNFNSLKDLAYKQGKGLGKSGWIEDKYGYKYTLARTITGPNGIKGRVTTCWQCDWGTRTPRFITGWAEPFK; this is encoded by the coding sequence ATGAGAAGAGTTAAGCAAAAAATAAGTTTTTTATTGATACTTGTTTTTTTAGTTAACTTGTTGTTACCAGGCGTGGGTGCGCTAGCTACTGAATCAACAAACGAATTTGTAGTTCCTGGTGGCAATGAACAGAATCTTATATCTCCGGACGCGTCTAATTGGGGAAATCAAACCAGTACATCGGAATCAAATGCAAATTCAAATAGTCAATTAAATAGCAGTAATGAAGAGAAAATAACTAATGAGATCTTAGAAGATGTTGATAAGTCAAATTCCATAATTGAAACGCAATATTATCAAGCTATTTCCCAGGCCATAATAAATGCCGCAACAAAAATTGCCCAATCAAATGGATGGAACGCTCTTGTTAGATGGGCAAATAAGTATGGTGATAAGGCGTCTCGAATTGTAACCATAGCCGGAATAAGAGCTCTTGGACCTTCTTCTCCTTATGTTACTTCAGATAAAGTAAGATATTTATTAACTGATCCAGGAAAATATAAGGGATTTAATAAATTGGGTTATACTTTAAAAAACTTTAATTCTTTAAAGGATCTTGCTTATAAGCAAGGTAAAGGATTGGGGAAATCTGGATGGATTGAGGATAAATACGGCTATAAATATACTTTAGCAAGAACTATTACAGGGCCAAATGGAATAAAAGGAAGGGTAACTACATGCTGGCAATGCGATTGGGGAACAAGAACTCCAAGGTTTATTACTGGCTGGGCAGAACCATTTAAATAG